In the genome of Desulfofalx alkaliphila DSM 12257, one region contains:
- a CDS encoding carbohydrate-binding protein gives MGNRTNFGAHDLGAYRLKDMHDADYPGGVVVDPVPITAGEEILVYYNGLLAQSGADAMYLHYGYGDANRWTTTNDLRMAKTGWGFVKTLKVPEAGTRLNFCFHDSANNWDNNNGKNWSFEVHNG, from the coding sequence GTGGGAAACAGGACAAATTTTGGAGCGCACGACTTAGGTGCCTACCGATTAAAAGATATGCATGATGCCGATTATCCCGGCGGTGTAGTGGTGGACCCGGTACCTATCACTGCCGGAGAAGAAATTCTGGTTTATTACAATGGTTTGCTGGCACAAAGTGGTGCCGATGCCATGTATTTACACTATGGCTACGGTGATGCCAATAGGTGGACCACCACCAATGATTTGCGTATGGCCAAAACCGGCTGGGGTTTTGTAAAAACTCTTAAGGTGCCGGAGGCCGGCACCAGGTTGAATTTTTGTTTCCATGACAGCGCCAACAACTGGGATAACAATAACGGTAAAAATTGGAGTTTTGAAGTGCACAACGGTTAG
- a CDS encoding 3-isopropylmalate dehydratase large subunit — protein MGQTIIEKILSSHSGQVAHAGDIVVAQLDFIMGQDGTSPLAIRAFNDMGGRDVFDTDKVALVIDHSSPSPNEGVSALHQLMRLFCKEKNIKIYDIGEGVCHQLIPESGKVGPGKLVIGADSHTCTYGALNAFATGVGSTDLAGGMIAGKLWFKVPETIKFVCHGELPPGVYAKDLILYLIGDVTADGATYMAAEFTGEAVSALSVEGRMTMANMAVEMGAKAGLMEADEKTLLWLSRYTEERFNPVAADEDAFYAEVKEYDVSNLEPQIAMPHRVDNVTDIGNLVGTPIHQAVIGTCTNGRLEDLRIAASILKGKKINPDVRLVVAPASRRVLLDAMEEGIIQTLVESGAAVVTPGCGPCVGTHNGVPSNDENVISTANRNFKGRMGNSNARIYLASPATVAASALTGEITDPREMIKQVK, from the coding sequence TTGGGACAAACAATCATTGAAAAAATACTGTCAAGTCACAGTGGGCAAGTGGCCCATGCAGGGGATATTGTAGTGGCTCAATTGGATTTCATAATGGGACAGGACGGCACCTCACCCCTTGCCATTAGAGCCTTTAATGACATGGGCGGAAGGGATGTTTTTGACACCGACAAGGTGGCCTTGGTTATTGACCACAGCTCACCCAGTCCCAATGAGGGGGTTTCTGCTTTACACCAATTAATGCGCCTTTTTTGCAAAGAAAAGAATATTAAAATTTACGATATCGGTGAGGGAGTATGTCACCAGCTGATACCTGAAAGCGGTAAGGTGGGCCCGGGCAAGTTGGTAATCGGCGCCGATTCCCATACCTGTACCTATGGGGCCCTCAATGCCTTTGCCACCGGTGTCGGTTCAACGGATTTAGCCGGTGGCATGATTGCCGGCAAACTGTGGTTTAAGGTGCCGGAAACGATTAAATTTGTATGCCACGGGGAACTGCCGCCGGGGGTATATGCCAAGGATCTAATTTTATATCTTATCGGAGATGTGACCGCCGACGGTGCAACCTATATGGCGGCGGAGTTCACCGGTGAGGCGGTGTCGGCCCTTTCGGTGGAAGGCCGCATGACAATGGCTAACATGGCCGTTGAAATGGGTGCCAAGGCCGGATTGATGGAAGCCGATGAAAAGACCTTGCTCTGGCTGAGCAGGTATACCGAGGAGCGGTTTAATCCGGTTGCAGCCGATGAAGATGCCTTTTATGCGGAGGTAAAGGAGTACGATGTTTCCAATTTGGAACCGCAAATTGCCATGCCCCACCGGGTGGATAATGTAACAGATATCGGCAATTTGGTGGGCACCCCTATTCACCAGGCGGTTATCGGTACATGCACCAACGGAAGGTTGGAGGATTTGCGCATTGCCGCATCCATATTAAAAGGGAAGAAAATAAACCCCGATGTTAGACTGGTGGTGGCCCCTGCGTCCAGGCGGGTCTTGCTGGATGCCATGGAGGAAGGTATTATCCAGACACTGGTGGAAAGCGGTGCTGCGGTGGTTACTCCGGGCTGCGGGCCCTGTGTCGGCACCCACAACGGTGTACCGTCCAACGATGAAAATGTAATATCCACAGCAAACCGGAACTTCAAGGGGCGCATGGGTAACAGTAATGCACGGATATACTTGGCTTCTCCGGCCACGGTGGCGGCCTCTGCCCTCACCGGTGAAATAACCGATCCCAGAGAAATGATAAAGCAGGTGAAGTAG
- a CDS encoding mannose-1-phosphate guanyltransferase, translated as MKAIIMAGGEGSRLRPLTCNRPKPMMPVANRPMMEHIVNLLKKHGLNNIGVTLQYMPEAIRDHFGNGAEFGVTMRYFVEEVPLGTAGSVKNAGDFLDETFMVISGDALTDFDLTEAINFHKEKGSVATLILTRVECPLEYGVVITEKDGRISQFLEKPSWGEVFSDTVNTGIYILEPEVLSYFEPGQKFDFSKDLFPLLLRDGRPMYGAVLDGYWCDIGNLQQYLQSHYDLLEGKVNIPMPGREIKPRVWVGEGVAIDPTARIKGPALIGDGTQIGANARIEPYSVLGEGCRVDCQGSIKRAVLCDGVYLGAKASIRGAVLGNGVQVYANAAVYEGAVVGDDSTIRDWGLVKPNVKLWPNKLVESGATVHRNIVWGTNCPKNIFGIEGITGLANVEITPEYAARLGSAFGSTLASNARVALSSDSYPVCKMIKGALASGLQSVGIRVQQLGTGITPMHRHGVRRLQCDAGIHVKVSPWNMDKITVLFTNSRGANISRGEERKVENKLAKGDYRRADIGQISPGEAVPGVAESYLEDLLARVDLKALRGAAHKAVLVYDPNNLESFISRLGLQGEFIVETLDAHPLNWQEYRQLLPELSAAVVERGAGLGALIDPNGEHMVLVDEKGNVIEEDMLTALMALVVLKERGGPVVVPVTAPRVIDELAGRYNSKVIRTKTAVQDFLEQIIIHEAKLDSRLSQFLLNFDALAGLIKILEFCAREKKNLSALVSEIPNFFVNKQQVPVPWEAKGKVIRRLIEEKPGQLELLDGVKVYHRDGWALVLPDPEEPVCRVYTEGSSMEIAQELTDMYIDKINKITGT; from the coding sequence GTGAAAGCAATTATTATGGCCGGTGGTGAAGGTTCGAGACTAAGGCCTTTGACTTGTAATCGCCCCAAACCGATGATGCCGGTGGCTAACCGGCCAATGATGGAACATATTGTAAATTTACTAAAAAAACACGGCCTTAATAATATCGGAGTAACGCTGCAGTATATGCCTGAGGCCATTAGGGATCACTTTGGAAACGGTGCGGAATTTGGGGTCACCATGCGTTATTTTGTGGAGGAAGTACCCTTGGGCACCGCCGGCAGTGTAAAAAATGCAGGGGATTTTTTAGATGAAACTTTTATGGTCATCAGTGGCGACGCCCTTACTGATTTTGATTTAACTGAGGCAATAAACTTTCATAAGGAGAAGGGTTCGGTGGCCACCCTGATTTTAACCAGAGTGGAATGTCCGCTGGAATACGGTGTGGTTATTACTGAGAAGGACGGCAGAATAAGTCAGTTTTTAGAAAAACCCAGCTGGGGGGAAGTATTCAGTGATACGGTAAATACCGGCATTTATATACTGGAACCGGAGGTGCTAAGTTACTTTGAGCCGGGGCAGAAATTTGATTTTAGTAAGGACCTCTTCCCCCTGCTGCTCAGGGACGGCCGGCCCATGTACGGTGCCGTGTTGGACGGTTATTGGTGTGATATTGGCAATCTGCAGCAGTACCTGCAGTCCCATTATGACCTTTTAGAGGGCAAAGTGAATATACCTATGCCGGGCAGGGAGATTAAGCCCCGGGTTTGGGTCGGTGAGGGTGTAGCAATAGATCCCACCGCCCGGATTAAGGGGCCGGCACTTATTGGGGACGGCACACAAATTGGTGCCAATGCCCGCATAGAGCCCTACAGTGTCTTGGGTGAAGGTTGTCGGGTGGATTGCCAGGGTTCAATAAAGAGAGCGGTCTTATGTGACGGGGTATACCTGGGGGCCAAGGCATCTATTCGCGGTGCAGTGCTGGGTAACGGTGTTCAGGTTTATGCCAATGCCGCTGTTTATGAGGGAGCGGTGGTGGGCGATGATTCCACCATTAGGGATTGGGGGCTGGTTAAGCCCAATGTAAAGTTATGGCCCAATAAATTGGTGGAGTCCGGTGCCACGGTGCACCGCAATATTGTTTGGGGAACAAATTGTCCCAAGAACATCTTCGGTATTGAAGGCATTACCGGCCTTGCCAATGTGGAAATAACTCCGGAGTATGCCGCCCGGCTGGGTTCCGCCTTTGGGTCTACGCTGGCTTCCAATGCCCGGGTGGCCCTGTCCAGTGACAGTTACCCGGTGTGTAAGATGATAAAGGGTGCCCTTGCCTCGGGATTACAGTCGGTGGGTATAAGGGTTCAACAGCTGGGAACCGGCATAACCCCCATGCATCGTCATGGGGTGCGCCGGTTGCAGTGCGATGCCGGTATTCATGTCAAGGTATCTCCTTGGAATATGGACAAGATAACGGTGCTCTTCACTAACTCCCGGGGGGCCAACATCAGCAGGGGTGAAGAAAGAAAGGTTGAAAATAAATTGGCCAAGGGTGATTACCGCCGGGCTGATATTGGTCAAATAAGCCCCGGTGAAGCGGTGCCCGGGGTGGCCGAAAGCTACCTGGAAGATTTGCTCGCCAGAGTGGATCTTAAGGCCCTGCGCGGTGCTGCCCACAAGGCGGTGCTTGTTTATGACCCAAATAACTTGGAGAGTTTCATTTCCAGATTGGGCTTGCAGGGTGAGTTTATCGTGGAGACCTTAGATGCCCATCCCCTCAATTGGCAGGAATACCGGCAGCTGTTGCCGGAATTAAGTGCCGCCGTGGTGGAAAGGGGCGCCGGCCTGGGCGCCTTGATAGATCCAAACGGTGAGCATATGGTGTTGGTGGATGAAAAGGGCAATGTAATTGAAGAGGATATGCTAACGGCCCTGATGGCTTTAGTGGTTTTGAAGGAGCGGGGTGGCCCTGTGGTGGTGCCGGTTACTGCCCCGCGGGTTATCGATGAACTGGCGGGCAGGTATAACAGTAAGGTTATTAGAACAAAAACAGCCGTTCAGGATTTTTTAGAGCAGATTATTATCCATGAGGCCAAACTTGACTCACGCCTATCCCAGTTTCTTTTAAATTTTGATGCCTTGGCGGGGCTGATTAAAATATTAGAGTTTTGTGCCCGGGAGAAGAAAAATCTGTCTGCTCTGGTCTCTGAAATACCGAATTTCTTTGTGAACAAGCAGCAGGTTCCGGTGCCATGGGAGGCCAAGGGAAAGGTAATAAGAAGGTTAATTGAAGAAAAGCCGGGTCAACTGGAACTCTTGGACGGGGTAAAGGTATATCACCGGGATGGCTGGGCGCTGGTACTGCCTGACCCTGAGGAGCCGGTTTGCCGTGTTTACACAGAGGGCAGCAGTATGGAAATTGCCCAGGAACTTACAGATATGTATATTGATAAGATAAATAAAATTACGGGCACTTGA
- a CDS encoding TPR domain-containing glycosyltransferase: MIVKDEGKFLGRCLESVRDCVDEIIIVDTGSKDNTVSIAKKFGAKVYHYKWNDNFSAARNFSLTKATGQWILYLDADEELEANCGKDLRKLCQNNRYEGYFFQINNLTDNQDTIRHINVRMFKNNPLYRFTGALHEQIIDAIIENSGKKVPLANSGINIFHYGYLQTVFQEKDKAVRNYRINKKMVEQYASDPYYLYTLGNACVSLDNFSEAAEHYSRAIQLVNPKAHYAPSLFNAYSSCLLKLGRLDQALSVIKGCKTLYPDYTDIYFLEGNLHSQMGNNHQACHCFEQCLQLGEQCRGKYTTRTGVGSHLPLLKLANIYASTGEIEKSVIYQLLAAQLKEGQGPDYPLSTIRSLANDQLLRLAVKISLREMKKGKIKAEYYLVLGKYFYLHGDLDTCQQMIHKALRLNDNIPWARQLLQDIYRQEAAAVIKDALKAYPHSPEINKYKDLLKKGGK, encoded by the coding sequence ATGATAGTTAAAGATGAAGGAAAGTTCTTAGGCAGGTGCCTGGAAAGTGTGCGGGATTGTGTGGACGAGATTATCATTGTTGACACCGGGTCTAAGGATAACACCGTTTCCATAGCCAAAAAGTTTGGGGCTAAAGTGTATCACTATAAATGGAATGACAACTTTTCCGCTGCCAGGAATTTTAGCCTTACTAAAGCCACCGGACAGTGGATTTTGTATCTGGATGCAGATGAAGAATTGGAAGCAAACTGCGGTAAAGATCTAAGAAAATTATGCCAAAACAACCGGTATGAGGGCTATTTTTTTCAGATTAATAACCTAACAGATAACCAAGATACAATTAGGCACATTAATGTGCGGATGTTTAAAAATAATCCCCTCTACCGTTTTACAGGGGCCCTTCACGAACAAATTATAGATGCCATTATAGAGAACAGCGGTAAGAAAGTACCCCTAGCAAATTCCGGTATAAACATTTTCCATTATGGCTACCTGCAAACAGTTTTTCAAGAGAAAGATAAGGCCGTGCGAAATTATCGTATTAATAAAAAAATGGTGGAGCAGTATGCCAGCGACCCCTACTATTTATATACACTGGGCAATGCCTGTGTCAGTTTAGATAATTTTAGCGAAGCAGCGGAGCATTATTCCAGAGCCATCCAGTTGGTTAATCCCAAAGCCCATTATGCACCCAGCCTTTTTAACGCCTATAGCTCCTGCCTATTAAAGCTGGGCCGGCTTGACCAAGCCCTGTCTGTAATTAAAGGCTGCAAAACACTGTACCCAGATTACACCGATATTTATTTTTTAGAGGGAAACCTCCACAGCCAAATGGGAAATAACCATCAGGCCTGCCATTGTTTTGAACAATGCCTTCAACTGGGGGAACAGTGCAGGGGTAAATATACCACCCGCACCGGCGTAGGCAGTCACCTGCCCCTTTTAAAATTAGCCAATATATATGCATCCACAGGGGAAATAGAAAAGTCTGTAATATATCAGCTTTTAGCAGCCCAGTTAAAGGAAGGACAAGGGCCAGATTACCCTTTATCAACAATTAGGTCTCTGGCAAATGACCAACTGCTGCGGTTGGCGGTAAAAATATCTTTAAGAGAGATGAAAAAAGGAAAAATCAAGGCTGAATATTATTTGGTGCTGGGCAAATATTTTTATCTGCACGGTGATTTAGACACCTGCCAGCAGATGATTCATAAAGCGTTAAGGCTAAATGACAATATTCCCTGGGCCAGGCAATTACTGCAGGATATCTACCGCCAAGAGGCAGCGGCAGTAATAAAGGATGCTTTAAAGGCCTACCCCCACAGCCCTGAAATAAACAAGTACAAAGACTTGCTAAAAAAAGGGGGAAAGTAA
- the nifV gene encoding homocitrate synthase, whose translation MEKRKISIVDTTLRDGEQTAGVVFANREKVRIAKFLDELGVDQIEAGIPIMEGDEQEAIRSICNAGLRASIMGWNRPVIRDIEASIACGVDAVAISISTSDIHIKYKLGKSREWVIENMTRAIDFAKQKGLYVSANAEDASRSDIDFLIKYAKEVKAAGADRLRYCDTVGILDPFTTYEYISRIRDAVDIEIEMHTHNDFGMATANALAGVRAGANYVGVTVLGLGERAGNAALEEVVMALKHLYDIDLGFKTGLFVEVAEYVSRASGRELPAWKAIVGSNMFAHESGIHADGALKNPKTYEAFQPEEVGLERQIVVGKHSGTASLRAKFAEYGIVLTQHQAEELLPKIRSAAVALKRTLFDKELMYIYEDYFGYPHGHGHHGKRD comes from the coding sequence ATGGAGAAAAGAAAAATTAGCATAGTAGACACGACCCTCCGGGATGGTGAGCAAACCGCTGGTGTAGTATTTGCCAACCGGGAAAAAGTTCGTATTGCAAAATTTTTAGATGAGTTAGGCGTAGATCAAATTGAAGCCGGTATCCCTATTATGGAGGGGGATGAGCAGGAAGCCATTCGGTCTATCTGTAATGCAGGATTGAGGGCCAGCATTATGGGGTGGAACCGTCCGGTAATTAGGGACATTGAAGCCTCCATTGCCTGTGGTGTGGATGCGGTGGCCATTTCAATTTCCACTTCTGATATACACATAAAATACAAGTTAGGTAAGTCCAGGGAGTGGGTCATTGAGAATATGACCAGGGCAATAGACTTTGCCAAGCAAAAGGGCCTCTATGTTTCTGCCAACGCAGAGGACGCCTCCCGCAGTGACATTGATTTTTTAATTAAATATGCCAAGGAGGTTAAGGCTGCCGGTGCCGATAGACTGCGTTACTGTGATACGGTGGGTATTTTAGATCCCTTTACCACCTATGAATATATATCCAGAATTAGAGACGCAGTGGACATTGAAATTGAAATGCACACCCACAACGACTTCGGCATGGCCACCGCCAATGCCCTGGCCGGGGTGAGGGCCGGCGCCAACTATGTTGGTGTCACGGTATTGGGCCTTGGTGAGCGGGCCGGTAACGCAGCCTTAGAAGAAGTGGTTATGGCATTAAAGCACCTCTATGATATTGACCTTGGATTTAAAACGGGGCTTTTTGTTGAAGTGGCAGAATACGTATCCCGGGCTTCCGGTAGGGAACTGCCGGCCTGGAAGGCCATTGTGGGTTCTAATATGTTTGCCCATGAGTCAGGCATTCATGCCGACGGGGCTTTGAAAAATCCAAAAACCTATGAGGCCTTCCAGCCGGAGGAAGTCGGTCTTGAGCGGCAGATAGTGGTGGGTAAACACTCCGGCACTGCATCCTTAAGGGCCAAATTTGCTGAATACGGCATTGTGTTAACCCAACACCAGGCCGAAGAGTTACTGCCTAAAATCCGGTCTGCTGCCGTCGCTTTAAAACGAACACTTTTTGATAAAGAGTTAATGTATATATACGAAGACTATTTTGGTTATCCACACGGACATGGACATCACGGAAAGAGGGATTAA
- a CDS encoding isocitrate/isopropylmalate dehydrogenase family protein, protein MTYNITLIPGDGIGPEIAEAARRVIDASGVEINWEVVDAGAAVIPKYGTPLPQHVLDSIRKNKVALKGPLTTPVGGGFRSVNVALRKELNLYANLRPARSLPGVVTRYSDIDLVVVRENTEDLYAGVEHRVGRDAAESIKIITREASERIARFAFDYAVKHNRKKVTAVHKANILKLTDGLFLDCVRRVAQEYPDIEFEDMIVDAMSMKLVQTPNNYDVMVMPNLYGDILSDICAGLVGGLGVAPGANIGDECAVFEPVHGSAPKRAGQNKVNPLAILLSGVLMLQHIGETEAAARVQKAVEEVLQEGVSLTYDLGGSTSTSGMADAIIDKLKK, encoded by the coding sequence TTGACTTACAATATAACGCTTATACCCGGGGATGGCATAGGGCCGGAAATTGCCGAGGCCGCTCGGCGGGTGATAGATGCTTCAGGAGTAGAAATTAATTGGGAAGTGGTGGATGCAGGGGCAGCCGTCATTCCGAAATACGGCACTCCGCTGCCGCAGCATGTGTTAGATTCCATAAGAAAAAACAAGGTGGCCCTAAAGGGGCCTCTGACCACCCCGGTGGGTGGAGGCTTTCGCAGCGTTAATGTTGCCCTGCGCAAGGAGCTTAATTTATACGCCAACCTTCGCCCGGCCCGGTCGCTGCCGGGGGTAGTAACCCGCTACTCAGATATTGACCTGGTGGTGGTCAGGGAAAATACCGAAGACCTTTATGCCGGAGTTGAACATAGGGTGGGCAGGGATGCTGCCGAGAGTATTAAAATTATCACCAGGGAGGCATCGGAACGCATTGCCCGCTTTGCCTTTGATTATGCGGTAAAGCATAACCGTAAAAAGGTAACCGCTGTACATAAGGCAAACATTTTAAAATTAACGGACGGTTTATTTTTAGACTGTGTTCGCCGGGTGGCCCAAGAATACCCTGACATAGAATTTGAAGATATGATTGTGGACGCCATGAGCATGAAATTGGTGCAGACCCCCAACAATTACGATGTGATGGTAATGCCTAACCTGTATGGGGACATTTTATCTGATATCTGTGCCGGTTTGGTGGGCGGCCTGGGGGTTGCTCCCGGTGCCAATATCGGTGACGAATGTGCAGTGTTCGAACCGGTGCACGGCAGTGCCCCCAAACGGGCTGGGCAAAATAAAGTTAATCCTTTGGCCATTTTGCTTTCGGGAGTGTTAATGCTGCAGCATATCGGTGAAACCGAAGCGGCGGCCAGGGTACAAAAGGCGGTGGAAGAAGTATTGCAAGAAGGTGTATCGCTCACCTATGACTTGGGCGGTTCCACCTCAACCAGTGGCATGGCCGATGCCATTATCGACAAACTGAAAAAATAA
- a CDS encoding 3-isopropylmalate dehydratase small subunit, protein MQMTGKAHKFDMDDINTDYIISGKYKFKTLDMKELAKHVMEDLDPHFYSKITAGDFIVGGNNFGCGSSREQAPLAIKYADISLVLAKSFARIFYRNAINTGLPLVECDTDQIDAGDKLEVDLSAGVVKNLTKGIEIKTKPLPDVMIKILNDGGLAAHFRKHGGFNL, encoded by the coding sequence ATGCAAATGACTGGTAAGGCACATAAATTTGATATGGATGACATCAATACCGACTACATTATATCGGGGAAATATAAGTTTAAAACACTGGATATGAAAGAGTTGGCTAAACATGTGATGGAAGATTTGGATCCCCATTTTTATTCAAAAATAACAGCCGGAGATTTTATTGTCGGTGGCAATAACTTTGGTTGCGGCTCTTCGCGGGAACAGGCTCCCCTGGCCATAAAATATGCCGATATTTCCTTGGTGTTGGCTAAATCCTTTGCCCGCATATTTTACCGCAATGCAATTAACACCGGTTTGCCCCTGGTGGAATGTGATACCGATCAAATAGATGCCGGCGACAAACTGGAAGTGGACCTTTCTGCCGGTGTGGTTAAAAACCTCACAAAGGGAATTGAAATTAAGACCAAGCCCCTGCCCGATGTAATGATAAAGATATTAAACGACGGCGGCTTGGCTGCCCATTTTAGAAAGCACGGTGGATTTAATTTGTAA
- a CDS encoding glycosyltransferase family 4 protein codes for MRVLMLSWEYPPKSVGGLAQHVYDLTKAMAEQKHQLHLITIGSPGVPDYENVNGVHVYRVTPYQVSSPDFVTWVMQLNVSMLERCLTLVRDMEEPFEVIHAHDWLVAYAARALKHSLRIPLIATVHATEYGRNNGLHNDMQRHISDIEWWLSYEAWKVIVCSHYMHNEMQQVFQVPADKLVIIPNGVDAENFSVGQHTVPRENYASPDEKIVFYVGRMVREKGVQVLLDAVPKILHYHPNTKFIIAGKGPHLMHLKRQARRMGIEQRVYFTGYVDDNTRNSIYKHASVAVFPSLYEPFGIVALEAMAARTPVVVSDTGGLSEIINHGVNGLKAYTGNANSLADNILHLLMNPRSAREMQEKAYREVIEKYNWQGIAGKTVDLYQRVISAHYTANWQGNRRVGPLGGIGRLFAKSQ; via the coding sequence ATGCGGGTTCTAATGTTATCTTGGGAGTATCCACCTAAAAGTGTGGGGGGCCTGGCCCAACATGTTTATGATTTAACCAAGGCCATGGCTGAGCAAAAACATCAGCTGCACCTGATCACCATTGGCTCACCGGGTGTGCCGGATTATGAAAATGTTAACGGTGTGCATGTTTATCGGGTAACACCGTACCAGGTGTCTTCACCGGATTTTGTCACCTGGGTGATGCAGCTAAACGTATCCATGTTAGAAAGGTGTTTAACACTGGTAAGGGATATGGAAGAGCCCTTTGAAGTGATACATGCCCATGATTGGCTGGTGGCCTATGCGGCCAGGGCCTTAAAACATTCTTTAAGAATACCTTTAATTGCAACCGTCCATGCCACTGAATATGGCCGAAATAACGGCTTGCATAATGATATGCAGCGCCATATCAGCGATATAGAGTGGTGGCTGTCTTACGAGGCCTGGAAGGTAATTGTTTGCAGCCATTATATGCACAATGAAATGCAGCAAGTGTTTCAGGTGCCCGCGGATAAGTTGGTCATAATACCTAACGGTGTTGATGCGGAAAATTTTTCGGTCGGTCAGCACACTGTGCCCAGGGAAAATTACGCATCGCCCGATGAGAAAATTGTTTTTTATGTGGGTAGGATGGTGAGGGAAAAGGGTGTTCAGGTACTTTTGGATGCGGTACCTAAAATACTGCACTATCACCCCAATACAAAATTTATTATTGCCGGCAAGGGGCCCCATTTAATGCATTTAAAACGGCAGGCCCGCCGGATGGGTATTGAACAAAGGGTATATTTTACCGGTTATGTTGATGACAATACCCGCAACAGCATTTATAAACATGCCAGTGTGGCTGTGTTTCCGAGCTTGTACGAGCCCTTTGGTATTGTGGCTTTGGAGGCCATGGCCGCCAGAACGCCGGTGGTGGTGTCAGACACCGGCGGTTTATCGGAAATAATAAATCATGGGGTAAATGGCCTCAAAGCCTATACAGGCAATGCAAATTCCTTAGCAGACAATATTTTACACCTGTTAATGAATCCCCGGTCGGCCAGGGAAATGCAGGAAAAGGCCTACCGGGAAGTGATAGAAAAGTATAATTGGCAGGGCATAGCCGGCAAAACGGTAGATTTGTATCAAAGGGTCATATCCGCCCATTACACCGCCAACTGGCAGGGGAATAGGAGGGTTGGGCCCTTGGGCGGTATCGGAAGGCTCTTTGCTAAAAGCCAGTAA
- a CDS encoding glycosyltransferase family 2 protein, whose protein sequence is MPDTISLCIIAKNEEHQIARCINSAKKYVDQIVVVDTGSEDNTVKIARDLGAEVYQIQWQHDFSQARNYSIQRATKDWILFLDCDEELDEKTAPLLRQVVQQKNYQGYWLYFINIIKGRPSSSFLSFRLFRNNPNYRFESPIHEQVLPSIVKHCSPDCIGQADITVYHYGYEQQEVDSKNKINRNITLLKKAKQEYGNAPFINFYLGVEYHRLEKYERALEYYLTALQKSSLSESYAPAMIRSIVFCLINLNNYQEGLNFINKYLPHYPQYTDLVYLKGYLYYLAGSYERALTSLNKCMAMGPPPKNYYSMSGIADEKARQLIYDIMEAVISQAAELCKQGYSSESFSLLNLVYLQLKRTPHRQLYIRLIETMLLLNGSLDRA, encoded by the coding sequence ATGCCTGATACCATTAGCCTTTGTATCATTGCCAAAAACGAAGAACACCAAATTGCCCGTTGCATCAACAGTGCCAAAAAATATGTGGATCAAATTGTGGTTGTTGACACCGGGTCTGAGGATAACACTGTAAAAATAGCCCGGGACTTAGGGGCAGAGGTATATCAAATTCAATGGCAGCATGACTTTAGTCAGGCCAGAAACTACTCCATACAGCGGGCAACAAAGGACTGGATATTGTTTTTAGACTGTGATGAAGAACTGGATGAAAAAACAGCCCCCCTGCTAAGACAAGTTGTACAGCAAAAAAATTATCAAGGTTATTGGCTATACTTTATTAACATCATAAAGGGCCGGCCCAGCAGCAGTTTTTTATCCTTTCGCCTGTTTAGAAATAATCCCAACTACCGTTTTGAAAGCCCCATTCATGAGCAGGTACTGCCTTCCATAGTCAAGCATTGCTCCCCGGACTGTATCGGTCAAGCCGATATCACCGTTTATCACTACGGTTATGAGCAGCAAGAGGTGGACAGCAAAAATAAAATTAACCGCAACATCACCCTGCTGAAGAAGGCAAAGCAAGAGTACGGCAATGCCCCTTTCATTAACTTTTATCTGGGGGTTGAATATCACAGGTTAGAAAAATATGAGCGGGCCCTGGAATATTACCTTACTGCCCTGCAAAAAAGTTCATTGTCGGAATCATACGCCCCGGCCATGATTAGAAGCATAGTTTTCTGCCTAATTAATCTAAATAATTATCAAGAAGGTCTTAACTTCATAAATAAATACCTGCCCCATTACCCCCAGTATACTGACCTGGTTTACCTCAAGGGCTATTTATACTACCTGGCGGGCAGCTATGAAAGGGCCTTGACTTCTTTAAATAAATGTATGGCCATGGGTCCGCCGCCCAAAAATTATTATTCCATGAGCGGAATAGCCGACGAAAAAGCCCGGCAGTTAATTTACGATATTATGGAAGCAGTTATAAGTCAGGCAGCGGAATTATGTAAACAAGGTTATAGTTCTGAAAGCTTTAGTTTATTAAACCTTGTCTATTTACAACTTAAAAGGACCCCCCATAGACAACTTTATATCCGGCTGATTGAGACGATGTTGTTGCTAAACGGTTCTTTAGATAGAGCCTAA